Within Streptomyces albofaciens JCM 4342, the genomic segment GTTCAACGGCTCCGCCGGCCCCGAAGAAGTCCGGGCACACCTCCGCCTGCCGGGCAGCGTCGTCATCAGCACCGGCTGCGACACCGGCGACCCCCGCCTGGCCGACGCCTTCCTCGACGCCGGAGCGAGCACGTACATCGCACCGAGCGGCGCCCCGTTCGGCTACGCCAGCGTCTTCGCCCCGCTGTTCCTGTTCTACGAGCTCACCGAGCAGCGCACCCTCACCGAAGCCGTCACCCGGCTGCGCGCCCACGACCAGGAACTCGGCATGTGGGAACTGCGGCAGCGGCGCTGAGACCCGTCCAAGGGCGTGCACGTCTACAACGCCACGAACGTGGCCCCCAGCAACACCGCCCCCAGCGCCCCCATCACCCACGCCGTACGCCGCAACTTCATCCCGCCCGCCACCACCAGCGCCGCCAGCAGCAGCGAACCCGCGAACGGCACCCACGCGTGCAGGATGCCGCCCGGACCGGTCCGGACGGCGCGGTCCGTGCCGGGCTTGAGGACCACCTCGACCTGCCCGCCCTCACCGGGCGCGGCCGCGGCCGCCAACGACACCCGAGCCCGGCGCCGGCCGTCGCCCCCCGTCGCGGTGTACGGGCCCGAACACCGGTCGTCACGGCAGTCCGCCACCGTCATCGTGCCGCGCTCGCGCCCCTTCACGAACATCGCGTACTGCGCCGTGTTCCACGACGTCCACACGCCCGCCACCAACAGCAGCAACGCCAGCGCCGCCATCAGCCCGGTACGGGCGACCAGCAGCAGCCCGTAGGCGCTCTCCGCCAGCCGACGGGAGCGACTGCGCTTCTTGACCGTACGGCCGCCACGGCCGCGCGTCTTCGTACTCGGACTGCTCTTGGGCATGGCGGCGATCCTTGAGTATGTGACTGTGCGCGGTCAAGCTCGGACGGCGTACAGCACGCACCGCACCACCCCGCCGTCAGGAGTTGTACGTGCTCTGCGCCCGCTCCAGACCGTCCACGATCAGCGCCTCCACCGCGTCCGCCGCCCGGTCCACGAAATAGTCCAGCTCCTTGCGCTCCGCGCCGGAGAAATCCTTCAGGACGAAATCCGCCACCTGCATACGGCCCGGCGGACGCCCGATGCCGAACCGCACCCGGTGATACTCCGCACCCAGCGACTTCGTGATCGACTTCAGACCGTTGTGCCCGTTGTCACCACCGCCCAGCTTCAGCCGCAGCGCCCCGTAATCGATGTCCAGCTCGTCGTGCACCGCCACGATGTTGCCGACCGGCACCTTGTAGAAGTCCCGCAGCGCCGTCACCGGACCGCCCGACAGATTCATGTACGTCATCGGCTTGGCGATCACCACCCGGCGGCTGCCCGGCCCCGGCGGACCGATCCGGCCCTCCACGACCTGCGCCCGCGCCTTGTGCGCCTTGAACCGCCCGCGCATCCGCTCCGCCAGCAGATCCGCCACCATGAACCCCACGTTGTGGCGGTTGGCCGCGTACTCCGGGCCCGGGTTGCCCAGCCCCGCGATCAGCCAGGGACCCTCAGCGTCCGTCGTCATCCTCATGTCTCCTTGCAGCAACCGAACCGGCCGGCCCCGTGAAACGGCTCAACCGCCGCCCCGCACACACGGTGCGGAGCGGCGGTTGACAGTAACCCGTGTCGACGCGTGCTACCGAGTCGATCAGGCCTCGGCGGCCTCGTCGCCCTCGGCCTCCGCCGGCGCCTCGGCCTGCGCCGCGACGACCTGCAGCAGCACGGTCTCCTCGTCGATCGCCAGCGCCGAACCCGACGGCAGCTTGACGTCCTTGGCGTGCACCGAGTCACCGGCGTCCAGACCCGCGATGGAGACGGTCACCGACTCCGGGATGTGGGTGGCCTCGGCCTCCAGCGGCAGGGTGTTCAGCAGGTGCTCCAGCAGGTTCGCACCCGGCGCCAGGTCGCCCTCGGTGTGGATCGGCACCTCGACGGTGACCTTCTCGCCCTTGCGCACGGCCAGGAAGTCCACGTGGACCAGGAAGCCACGGATGGCCTCACGCTGCACGGCCTTGGGGATGACCAGCATGCTCTCGCCGTCCATCTCCAGACGGATCAGCGCGTTCGGGGTCTTCAGGGCCATCATCAGCGCGTGGTTGTAGATGGCGACGTGCTTCGGGGCGTCACCGTGACCGTAGATCACGCCGGGAACCATGTTCTCGCGGCGGGAACGGCGGGCGGCACCCTTACCGAAGTCGGTACGGATCTTGGCTTCGAGCTTGACCTCGGCCATGTGGCACTCCTCGTAGTCGGCACGGTCGACGGACGACCGGACGGATCTGTGGGGCGTCACCCGGCCCACGACAGACCTGCTACGAAGAGCGCGTCGATAACGGACCGCCGCACCACAGAAAAGTGCGGCCTCCCTCGCCGAGCAACTCCACGAGTCTACCCGGCGGGGAGGCCGCCCCCAAAGTCGATCTCCGCGACCCCTCCGGGCCTACGGAATCCGGCTCACTGCTCCTCGAAGAGGCTGGTCACCGAGCCGTCCTCGAACACCTCACGGATCGCCCGGGCGATCGTCGGCGCCATCGACAGCACCGTGATCTTGTCCAGCTCCAGCTCGGACGGGGTGGGCAGGGTGTTGGTGAAGACGAACTCGCTGACCTTCGAGTTCTTCAGCCGGTCCGCCGCCGGACCGGACAGGATGCCGTGGGTGGCCGTCACGATGACGTCCGCCGCGCCGTTCGCGAACAGCGCCTCCGCCGCCGCGCAGATCGTGCCACCGGTGTCGATCATGTCGTCCACCAGGACGCAGACCCGGTCCTTCACGTCACCGACGACCTCGTGGACGGTGACCTGGTTCGCCACGTCCTTGTCCCGGCGCTTGTGGACGATCGCCAGCGGCGCGTCCAGCCGGTCGCACCAGCGGTCCGCGACCCGCACCCGGCCCGCGTCCGGCGAGACCACCGTCAGCTTCTCGCGGTCCACCTTCGCGCCCACGTAGTCCGCCAGGACCGGCAGCGCGAACAGGTGGTCCACCGGGCCGTCGAAGAAGCCCTGGATCTGGTCCGTGTGCAGGTCGACCGTGACGATACGGTCCGCGCCCGCGCACTTCAGCAGGTCCGCGATCAGCCGGGCCGAGATCGGCTCGCGGCCGCGGTGCTTCTTGTCCTGACGGGCGTAGCCGTACGACGGGATGACCACGGTGATGCTGCGGGCCGAGGCCCGCTTCAGCGCATCGATCATGATCAACTGTTCCATGATCCACTTGTTGATGGGAGCCGTGTGGCTCTGCATCAAGAAGCAGTCCGCACCACGCGCCGACTCCTGGTAACGGACGTAGATCTCTCCGTTGGCGAAGTCGAACGCCTTGGTCGGGACCAGCCCGACACCCAGCTGGTGGGCGACCTCCTCAGCCAGCTCGGGGTGGGCGCGGCCGGAGAAGAGCATCAGCTTCTTCTCGCCGGTCGTCTTGATCCCGGTCACAGCAAATCTCCTCGAATCCTGTTTGCGTGCACTTATCACGGTACGCCCCGCACGGCGCACCCGAGCACGATCACTGCTCGCCGTCGGACTCCTGGCCAGCAGCAGACGCAGCCTGCGCGGCGGCGCTTCCGGGACGCTTACGGGCGACCCAGCCCTCGATATTCCGCTGCTGGCCGCGCGCGACCGCCAGCGAACCCGGGGGCACATCCTTGGTGATGACCGAGCCGGCAGCGGTGTACGCGCCGTCCCCGACCGTGACAGGAGCCACAAACATGTTGTCCGAGCCGGTCTTGCAGTGCGACCCGACCGTCGTGTGGTGCTTCGCCTCGCCGTCGTAGTTCACGAACACGCTGGCCGCACCGATGTTGGTGAACTCACCGATCGTCGCGTCACCCACATACGACAGATGCGGCACCTTCGTGCCCTCACCGATCGTCGCGTTCTTCATCTCCACGTACGTACCGGCCTTCGACTTCGGGCCCAGATCCGTACCCGGACGCAGATACGCGTACGGACCCACACTCGCGCCCGGACCGACCTTCGCGCCGTCCGCGACCGTGAAGGACACCGACGCGCCCTCACCGACCGACGTGTCCTTCAGCCGCGACTGCGGACCCACCTCCGCGTGCGCCGCGACGTGCGTGGTGCCCAGCAGCTGCGTACCCGGGTGCACCGTGGCGTCCGCCTCGAACGTCACCGACACGTCCACCCAGGTCGTCGCCGGGTCCACGACCGTCACGCCGTCCAGCATCGCGCGGTGCAGCAGCCGCTCGTTGAGCAGCCGGCGCGCCTCCGCGAGCTGCACCCGGTTGTTGATCCCCAGGATCTCCCGGTGGTCGTCCGCCACCGCGGCACCCACCCGGTGCCCGGCCTCCCGCAGGATCCCCAGCACATCGGTGAGGTACTCCTCACCCTGGCTGTTGTCCGTACGCACCTTCCCCAGCGCGTCGGTCAGCAGCTGCGCGTCGAACGCGAACACCCCGGAGTTGATCTCCCGGATCGCGCGCTGCGCGTCCGTCGCGTCCTTGTGCTCCACGATCTCGGTGACCGCGCCGGTGTTCTCGTCGCGCACGATCCGGCCGTACCCCGTCGAGTCCGGGACCTCGGCCGACAGCACCGTGACGGCGTTGCCGTCCGCGGCGTGGGTGTCACCGAGCTTCTTGAGGGTCTCCCCGGTCAGCAGCGGGGTGTCGCCGCACACGACGATCACGGTGCCGTCGAGGGTGACACCGCTGTTGCCCAGCTCCTCCAGGCCCATGCGGACGGCGTGGCCGGTGCCGTTCTGCTCGTGCTGGACCGCGGTGCGCACATCCGGGTCGATCTCGGCGAGATGCCCGCCGACCTGCTCACGGGCGTGACCGACGACCACGACGAGGTGCTCGGGGTCCAGCTCTCGGGAGGCGGCGACGACATGCCCCACGAGGGAGCGACCGCAGATCGCGTGCAGAACCTTGGGGGTCGACGACTTCATGCGGGTGCCCTCACCCGCTGCGAGAACGACGACGGCGGCCGGGCGGTTGGCGCTCACGGGATGCCCTTCGGCTTCTTCGGGTGGTGGACACCCGAAGGATACCGGTGCGGTTTGCGGGCGAAACGCGGGCGGGTCCCGACCTGGCGGTCAGGACCCGAACAGTGGCTCCGCCGGCTGGATTCGAACCAGCGTCTCAAGGCTCCAAAGGCCTGCGGGATGCCGCTACCCCACGGCGGATCACTGCTTCAGACCATACCTGAGAGGCCGCCGGTCTTGGGGCCCCGGGCGGCGGCCGTGATGCCCTGCCACCAGCCCTCGATACGGCGGTACAACTCAGCTCCTTGGAGGACACGGACGACCAGGCAGCCGTGATATTCCTCGCCGACGTTCTTGCGGACGGTTTTCGGGTTGTGCTTCTTCAGTGTCGTCTTGCCGAAGGTGGCGACGTCGACGCCGACCAGATCCGCCCAGTAGCGCTCGGACGCGGCCACGTCGGCGGATTCGTGGATCATCACGCGGAACCGCAGCTGGTCGGGCCCGATGGCCAGCAGGTTCAGCCAGGCCAGATAGACCTGGATCATGGTCGGGTCGCTGTTGATGAAGGTGACGGTCTCCGACATGCGGTACGGCTTGCTCTTCGACCCCTCGGACCAGTAGAGCCCGACACCCACCAACATCAGTTCACGGTCGGAAAGCGTGCCGATCTCTGCCATCGCCGAGGACTTCGTCTGTTGCCGCGCCCTGTCGCGCACCTCCAGTTCGTGCTCCCAGCGTTTGCGGTTCGCGAGTTTCGCCTGCTCCGCGAGCGTCCGCCGAGGTGGCGGCTTGGGCAGGTCGCGGACCCACAGGGAGATCGAGCTCTTCGAGCAGCCCAGCTCGACCTGGATCTCGTCGTACGTCATCCCCCGTCCCCGCAGCTCCCGCGCCTTCGCCCGGAGGTCGTCCTTCGCGTTCGGGCGGCGGGTCCAGTCGGGAGGGGGTTCGCCTTCCAGGAGGCGGTTGAGGATGTCGTTGTTGTGGATGTGGAGGCGGTCGCGGATCTGGCGGCGGCTCAGGCCCGCGCGGCGGAGGGTGACGGCCTGGTCGCGCAGGGACTCGAAGTCCGCTCGTGTGTGGTGGTGCATGCGCTCAGCTTCGGGCCGGGCGGTGTACAGAGGTGTCGAAAATGTGGGCGATTCAACAGTTCGAGGGAATACGAGTCGGTACCCGTCCGTAACGGTGCACTCGCGTGCAGAGCGCTCGACGGAAAAACGCGTGCGGGCGCCCGTAGGCTGGTCGGTATGACCGCAACGGGGGCAATCGAAGCAACGGGTGCGAGGGACGCGCCCGCCGGGCCGTGGTGGTGGCCACGGCGGCGGAGCGCTGTCCTGGACGTGTCGCTGGCCGTCGTCTCGACGCTGGAGACCGTGTTCGAGGGGATGGACTTCGCCGGGGACTCCGGGCTGCCGTTGTGGACGGGGCTGCTCCTCGGGCTGGTCGTGGGCCCGGTGCTGGTGCTGCGCCGCCGCTGGCCGGTGGCCGTGGTGCTGGTCTCGATCGCGGTGACGCCGACGCAGATGGGCGCGCTGCTGAGCATCGTGGGCCTGTATTCGCTGGCGGTCTCGGACGTGCCGCGCCGGGTGATCGGGCTGCTGGCCGGGATGTCGGTGATCGGGACGCTGGTCAGCAGCTTCTTCTCGCTCCGGCAGGACCTGCTCAACGAGCCCGGGTTCCGGCCGCCGACGTGGTTCATGCTGGTGATGGCGGTCGCGGTGGGGCTGATCGTGACGGCTCCGCCGGTGCTGTGGGGCCTGTACGTGGGGGCCCGGCGCCGTCTGGTGGAGAGCCTGCGGGAGCGGGCGGACGGGCTGGAGCGGGAGCTGTCGCTGCTGGCCGACCGGGCCGAGGAGCGGGCGGAGTGGGCCCGTAACGAGGAGCGGACCCGGATCGCGCGGGAGATGCACGACGTGGTGGCGCACCGGGTGAGCCTGATGGTGGTGCACGCGGCGGCGTTGCAGGCGGTGGCGCTGAAGGACCCGGAGAAGGCGTCGCGGAACGCGGCCCTGGTGGGGGACATGGGGCGGCAGGCGCTGACCGAGCTGCGGGAGATGCTGGGCGTGCTGCGGAGCGGGGAAGGGGCGTCGGGCCGGTCGTCGGCGTCGGCGTCGGGCGAGCCGGAGCGTCTGGTGGCGGTGGCGTCCAAGGCGACGGCGACGACGGCGGCGGAGGCCGAGGAAGAAGCCACGGGTACGGACGCGGGGGCGGCGGGACCGGCGGAGTCCGGTGCCGCGCGAGGCGCCGGAGCGCGGTCCGGGGTGTCGTCGCGGTCGGCGCAGGCCGGTGGCGGTGACCGGGTGCGGGGCGGTGCCGCGGTGGCGACGGCGGAGCCGGAGGGCGGCGAGGGGCCGTCGCTGGCGGAGCTGGGTGATCTGGTGGGGCAGTCGCGGGCGGCCGGGATGGCGGTGGAGCTGTCGGTGGACGGCGCGGCCGCGGAGAGCGGTTATCCGCCGGGGGTGGAGCAGACGGTGTACCGGGTGGTGCAGGAGGCGCTGACGAACGTGCACAAGCACGCGCCGGGTGCCCGGGCCCGGGTGCGGCTGGCACACCGCGAGGGTGAGGTCGCCGTGCAGGTGGAGAACGGCCCGTCGGCGGGCGGCGCGGTGGATGTCGGGCTGCCGAGCGGCGGCAACGGCCTGGTCGGCATGCGGGAGCGGGTGACCGGGCTGGGCGGGGTGTTCGTGTCGGGGCCGACGGAGGCGGGCGGCTTCCGGGTGTCGGCGGTGCTGCCGGGGCGGCAGGGGGGCTGAGGCCGGCCCCCGGCCCGTACGGCTTCCGCGGCCCCGCCCGCCTCAGTGTCCCGCTGCCCCCGTCCGCGACTCCGAGCCCGGCCCCGACCCGGAGCCCGCCCCCGCTGCACTCAGCCGTACCGGCCGTACGCCGAGGACGAGGGTGTTCAGGGCCTGGTCGATGTCCGGGCCGAGGTACCAGTCGCCGGTGTGGTCGAGGCTGTAGACGCGGCCTTCGGTGTCGATGGCGAGGACGGCCTGGCCGCCGGCTTCCTGGCCGAGCGGGGCGACGTCGGTCTCCAGGGCGCGGCCGAGGTCGCCGAGGGTGCGGGCGAGGTGGAGGCCGTACAGCGGGTCGAGGGTGAAGGGGGTGGGGGCGATGTGGCGGCCGGGCCCGGTGGGGTTGATGTCCAGGCCGCCGAACTCGGCCCACGCCTCGACGGCGGCGGGGAAGACGGTGTGCCGGTGGCCGGCGGGGGAGGTGTGGGTGCGCAGGGCGTCGGCCCAGAGTTCGGCCTGTTGCATGTCCCAGCGGCCGGGGCGCCAGCCGGCGTCCTGGAGGGCCGCGTCGACGGCGACGGGGAAGCGGGTGGCCGCGCTGCGGGAGCGGTCGTAGACCGGGGCGACGGGGGCCGCGGAGTCGGCGGACGGTGCGGTGGGGGGCATGGTGCTGGTCAGCTCCCTGCGTGCGTGCCGATGGGCATGACGCCGAAGAAGGCGAGGAGGGCGTCGCAGGAGCGACAGGGGGGAGCGTAGCTTCCGTGCAGGGGGTCGCCGTCCTCGCGGATGTGCCGGGCGGTGATCTTGGAGTGTTTCAGGGAGCGGCGGGCCTCGCCGTTGGTGAGGGGCTTGCGGGAGGCGCGTTTGCCGCGGTTGGCCTCGACGGCGGTCAGGTGGCGGCTCAGCAGGACGGCTTCGGGGCAGCGCCCGGTGAAGCGTTCGCGCTGGGCGGTGGCGAGCGTGTCGAGGAAGTCCTGCACGAGGTGGTGGAGCGTGGGCGGCTGTTCGGCCTTGCTCGCGGTGCAGGTGAGGGTGCGTCCGCGTACGGACAGGGCGGCGCCGACGGTGGGGAGGATGCCGTCGCGGCGGTGGCGGAGGGCAGGCGGACGGTCGTCGTCCGCGGTGCCGCTCCAGCCGACGCGGGGGTCTCCCGTGGCGGCGGTCTTCTGGTGTGCCGTGGTGCGCATGGTCAGTGCTTTTCCCTCCCCGAATCCCCGGGACGCCGGAGGTCCCCCGCAAGGGTAGGGGGAGATCAGCCTGCCAAATGCCCCGGGTCTTGGGGAAGTCGGGTGGGCTGTCGGTGATGTCACGGTTGTGTCCGGGTCCGGTCGCGGTACGGGCACCGGTCCGGCGGGGGGCGGCGGACGGGTGCGCGGTGGGGGCGTGCGGTGAAGTGGGCGATCTGCCGCGGGGGTTGGGGCCGGGGCGGCGGGTGGCCGGCCGATGTGTGCGGGAGAGCCTGTTGCGGCACGGCATAGGCTGTGCCCAGTAGCCAGAATCAGCCAGGGAGCACCGCCATGACGTCAGGTCGGCACGGGCTGGGGGCACCTCCCGGCCCTCAGGCCGCGGGCCACGCCGCGCCACCGAACTCGGCCTATGCCGGGCAGGTCGTGCACTTCCCGGATCCGGTGCGGGCCGCCCGGTATCCGCGGGGGGTGCCGGTGGACGGGCGCGGGTTCCCGGACTTCTCGTCGTACGCGCGGGCGGCGGCGGAGATCGCGGAGCCGCCGGAGGG encodes:
- the pth gene encoding aminoacyl-tRNA hydrolase; this encodes MTTDAEGPWLIAGLGNPGPEYAANRHNVGFMVADLLAERMRGRFKAHKARAQVVEGRIGPPGPGSRRVVIAKPMTYMNLSGGPVTALRDFYKVPVGNIVAVHDELDIDYGALRLKLGGGDNGHNGLKSITKSLGAEYHRVRFGIGRPPGRMQVADFVLKDFSGAERKELDYFVDRAADAVEALIVDGLERAQSTYNS
- a CDS encoding 50S ribosomal protein L25/general stress protein Ctc, producing MAEVKLEAKIRTDFGKGAARRSRRENMVPGVIYGHGDAPKHVAIYNHALMMALKTPNALIRLEMDGESMLVIPKAVQREAIRGFLVHVDFLAVRKGEKVTVEVPIHTEGDLAPGANLLEHLLNTLPLEAEATHIPESVTVSIAGLDAGDSVHAKDVKLPSGSALAIDEETVLLQVVAAQAEAPAEAEGDEAAEA
- a CDS encoding ribose-phosphate diphosphokinase, which codes for MTGIKTTGEKKLMLFSGRAHPELAEEVAHQLGVGLVPTKAFDFANGEIYVRYQESARGADCFLMQSHTAPINKWIMEQLIMIDALKRASARSITVVIPSYGYARQDKKHRGREPISARLIADLLKCAGADRIVTVDLHTDQIQGFFDGPVDHLFALPVLADYVGAKVDREKLTVVSPDAGRVRVADRWCDRLDAPLAIVHKRRDKDVANQVTVHEVVGDVKDRVCVLVDDMIDTGGTICAAAEALFANGAADVIVTATHGILSGPAADRLKNSKVSEFVFTNTLPTPSELELDKITVLSMAPTIARAIREVFEDGSVTSLFEEQ
- the glmU gene encoding bifunctional UDP-N-acetylglucosamine diphosphorylase/glucosamine-1-phosphate N-acetyltransferase GlmU, which encodes MSANRPAAVVVLAAGEGTRMKSSTPKVLHAICGRSLVGHVVAASRELDPEHLVVVVGHAREQVGGHLAEIDPDVRTAVQHEQNGTGHAVRMGLEELGNSGVTLDGTVIVVCGDTPLLTGETLKKLGDTHAADGNAVTVLSAEVPDSTGYGRIVRDENTGAVTEIVEHKDATDAQRAIREINSGVFAFDAQLLTDALGKVRTDNSQGEEYLTDVLGILREAGHRVGAAVADDHREILGINNRVQLAEARRLLNERLLHRAMLDGVTVVDPATTWVDVSVTFEADATVHPGTQLLGTTHVAAHAEVGPQSRLKDTSVGEGASVSFTVADGAKVGPGASVGPYAYLRPGTDLGPKSKAGTYVEMKNATIGEGTKVPHLSYVGDATIGEFTNIGAASVFVNYDGEAKHHTTVGSHCKTGSDNMFVAPVTVGDGAYTAAGSVITKDVPPGSLAVARGQQRNIEGWVARKRPGSAAAQAASAAGQESDGEQ
- a CDS encoding sensor histidine kinase yields the protein MTATGAIEATGARDAPAGPWWWPRRRSAVLDVSLAVVSTLETVFEGMDFAGDSGLPLWTGLLLGLVVGPVLVLRRRWPVAVVLVSIAVTPTQMGALLSIVGLYSLAVSDVPRRVIGLLAGMSVIGTLVSSFFSLRQDLLNEPGFRPPTWFMLVMAVAVGLIVTAPPVLWGLYVGARRRLVESLRERADGLERELSLLADRAEERAEWARNEERTRIAREMHDVVAHRVSLMVVHAAALQAVALKDPEKASRNAALVGDMGRQALTELREMLGVLRSGEGASGRSSASASGEPERLVAVASKATATTAAEAEEEATGTDAGAAGPAESGAARGAGARSGVSSRSAQAGGGDRVRGGAAVATAEPEGGEGPSLAELGDLVGQSRAAGMAVELSVDGAAAESGYPPGVEQTVYRVVQEALTNVHKHAPGARARVRLAHREGEVAVQVENGPSAGGAVDVGLPSGGNGLVGMRERVTGLGGVFVSGPTEAGGFRVSAVLPGRQGG
- a CDS encoding SUKH-3 domain-containing protein, with the translated sequence MPPTAPSADSAAPVAPVYDRSRSAATRFPVAVDAALQDAGWRPGRWDMQQAELWADALRTHTSPAGHRHTVFPAAVEAWAEFGGLDINPTGPGRHIAPTPFTLDPLYGLHLARTLGDLGRALETDVAPLGQEAGGQAVLAIDTEGRVYSLDHTGDWYLGPDIDQALNTLVLGVRPVRLSAAGAGSGSGPGSESRTGAAGH
- a CDS encoding YwqJ-related putative deaminase encodes the protein MRTTAHQKTAATGDPRVGWSGTADDDRPPALRHRRDGILPTVGAALSVRGRTLTCTASKAEQPPTLHHLVQDFLDTLATAQRERFTGRCPEAVLLSRHLTAVEANRGKRASRKPLTNGEARRSLKHSKITARHIREDGDPLHGSYAPPCRSCDALLAFFGVMPIGTHAGS